One region of Miscanthus floridulus cultivar M001 chromosome 19, ASM1932011v1, whole genome shotgun sequence genomic DNA includes:
- the LOC136525346 gene encoding ASI1-immunoprecipitated protein 2-like isoform X4 has product MQLRNTDRASRSSGRRNNVVSWISEVKDTSNVAVRKKRGRRAPPSAKRLRDKRVNKAIESDGAVDSDSDDTDGQVGKSQPSAHIEEQEGPSSASEEQDHSTNSKDMLQKASSQNTKKVSRSSTSSKQGASHLEQEGANEDGSHVQVAAVYKDIDNERSSQEIRDDQVSNAQVDTTSSNDKSSEEVEDVKVCDICGDVGEEEKLAVCSRCNDGAEHTYCMRVMTAEVPDSEWLCEDCQTAVESEKENRLEKSQVKVGTSKELSFEGEINKPPIAAKSRNSSDCKLKVENVENKESDTTNEGNDTVETRTEEDAAMTSSIRDTIPETGGLYTGADSRKRMQPSHEIFMFDADKGKQPSHQVATSLAFNALKNQAPQPRGQLSKSTSFNNSKVPKVKQLLNEVPQKPKFLKESWSSIVKKEGPISMTTKSATFKKPKPCEPANKAKSSVLPSAEEPRVTNQLVSYNVTNGNSELKKPPLAKVPGSTMLSNAERSSCGILGSGAHRKVIQNSDSSHQETKIKDPTGFRQGASSSNRNVNKPSLSTQANEQDMRYILSIPGSGVDYSKLKLKDNHPSLSATPGISSDNGCIMPNDHRDEPAQGVSAGDEPLFSTVPELDWIWQGGFELQRTGRSPELCDGFQAHLSCSAAQLVLDVVKKFPSKVQLEEVPRQNSWLTQFQENDPTYDNIGLFFFARDVQSKLVENMLKNDLVLRGSVGTVELLILPSNILSKNFQRWNMFYFLWGLFRVGKKDSSNLPSYVSTSRLERNFNDDPWAMDWSTTALSSTHSFSQNRSGFGEILVKSTNFAPSLEASHEVCLNGENFLNQPVCGRGLDDHLDSDTETSSTISNGGMGPSSMSMQRKHQGCAET; this is encoded by the exons AAGAGCACCTCCATCTGCTAAAAGGTTGCGTGATAAAAGGGTGAATAAGGCGATTGAAAGTGATGGTGCTGTTGACAGTGACAGTGATGATACAGATGGACAGGTTGGCAAAAGTCAGCCTAGTGCACACATTGAGGAACAGGAAGGCCCATCCTCAGCTTCAGAAGAACAGGACCATTCAACAAACTCTAAGGACATGCTCCaaaaagctagctctcaaaacacAAAGAAGGTTTCTAGAAGCTCAACAAGCAGCAAGCAAGGTGCATCTCATTTGGAACAGGAAGGTGCAAATGAAGATGGGTCTCATGTGCAAGTGGCTGCTGTGTACAAGGATATTGATAATGAAAGAAGCTCTCAAGAGATAAGGGATGAT CAGGTATCCAATGCACAAGTAGATACAActtcatctaatgataaaagTTCAGAAGAAGTTGAAGAT GTGAAGGTGTGTGACATATGTGGAGATGTTGGTGAGGAGGAGAAGCTCGCTGTCTGTAGCAGATGCAATGATGGCGCAGAGCACAC GTATTGCATGCGGGTAATGACGGCAGAGGTTCCAGATAGTGAGTGGCTGTGCGAAGACTGCCAAACTGCGGTAGAATCTGAAAAGGAGAATAGACTAGAAAAATCTCAGGTGAAGGTTGGCACTTCGAAAGAGCTGTCCTTTGAAGGGGAGATTAACAAACCTCCCATTGCTGCAAAGAGCAGAAATTCTTCAGACTGTAAATTGAAGGTTGAGAATGTAGAAAACAAAGAGTCAGATACCACAAATGAGGGGAATGATACGGTTGAAACCAGGACGGAAGAAGATGCTGCGATGACATCCTCAATTAGAGATACTATTCCTGAAACTGGTGGCTTGTACACGGGGGCTGACTCCAGAAAGAGAATGCAACCATCACACGAGATATTCATGTTTGATGCTGACAAAGGAAAGCAACCTAGCCATCAAGTGGCAACTTCATTGGCGTTTAATGCTCTGAAGAATCAGGCACCACAGCCTCGTG GCCAACTTTCCAAATCCACTTCTTTCAACAACTCAAAGGTTCCGAAAGTGAAACAACTATTGAATGAAGTTCCTCAGAAGCCAAAATTTTTGAAGGAATCTTGGTCTTCTATCGTTAAAAAGGAAGGGCCAATCAGCATGACTACTAAGTCAGCGACCTTCAAAAAGCCTAAGCCTTGCGAGCCAGCAAACAAGGCAAAGTCTTCCGTCTTGCCATCTGCAGAGGAGCCAAGGGTGACGAATCAGTTGGTGAGCTACAACGTAACAAATG GAAACAGTGAGCTAAAGAAGCCTCCTTTAGCAAAAGTGCCGGGAAGTACGATGCTATCTAATGCTGAAAGATCCTCATGTGGGATTCTTGGTTCCGGTGCTCATAGAAAAGTGATTCAGAATTCAGATTCTTCACATCAGGAGACTAAAATAAAGGACCCAACTGGCTTCAGACAGGGTGCTTCTAGCAGCAATCGGAATGTGAATAAGCCTTCATTATCAACTCAAGCTAATGAGCAGGATATGAGATATATTTTATCCATCCCTGGGAGCGGAGTAGATTATAGCAAGCTGAAGTTGAAAGATAATCATCCATCTCTATCTGCCACACCAGGAATCTCTTCTGATAATGGTTGCATTATGCCAAATGATCATAGGGATGAACCTGCTCAAGGGGTTTCAGCTGGTGATGAACCATTGTTTTCAACTGTCCCTGAGCTGGACTGGATATGGCA AGGTGGTTTTGAGCTGCAGAGGACTGGAAGATCACCGGagctgtgtgatggtttccaAGCCCACTTATCATGTTCTGCTGCACAGTTAGTGTTGGACGTAGTTAAGAAATTCCCTTCTAAAGTCCAGCTTGAGGAAGTTCCTCGGCAGAATTCATGGCTGACACAATTTCAGGAAAATGATCCAACTTATGACAACATAGGTCTTTTTTTCTTTGCTAGAGATGTTCAGAG TAAATTAGTTGAAAATATGCTGAAGAATGATTTAGTTCTAAGAGGAAGTGTTGGTACTGTTGAGTTGCTTATACTCCCGTCCAATATCTTGTCAAAGAACTTTCAAA GGTGGAATATGTTCTACTTTCTTTGGGGTCTATTCAGAGTTGGCAAAAAAGATTCCTCTAACCTCCCATCTTATGTATCCACAAGTAGACTAGAACGAAACTTTAATGATGACCCCTGGGCCATGGATTGGAGTACGACTGCTTTGTCATCTACTCATTCATTCTCACAAAACAGGAGTGGTTTTGGCGAAATTTTGGTGAAGTCAACTAATTTTGCACCGAGTTTGGAAGCCAGTCATGAGGTGTGTTTGAATGGAGAGAACTTTTTGAATCAACCTGTATGTGGAAGAGGTCTAGATGATCACCTAGATTCAGATACAGAAACAAGTTCAACAATTAGCAATGGTGGTATGGGTCCCTCTTCCATGTCTATGCAAAGAAAACATCAG GGATGTGCAGAAACTTGA